One Pararge aegeria chromosome 4, ilParAegt1.1, whole genome shotgun sequence DNA segment encodes these proteins:
- the LOC120623281 gene encoding transmembrane protein 256 homolog, whose protein sequence is MVNLLDTLMINTVAEGTMNVLRNIGLFKSKSVSPPPAIIIKMPLWELAQEAGPFVRLAGLSGATAVVLGAMGAHRTFPETDNKEDLKKIFETANRFHFLHTLALMTVPLCKRPYIAGTFFIAGMGLFCGTCYYHAFTGERALRRLTPVGGSCLILGWIAMVL, encoded by the exons ATGGTTAATCTGCTCGATACTCTAATGATAAATACGGTGGCGGAGGGAACTATGAATGTTTTACGCAATATC GGACTGTTTAAGAGCAAGTCAGTAAGTCCACCACCAGCAATTATAATCAAAATGCCACTATGGGAACTAGCACAAGAGGCTGGACCATTTGTAAGGCTAGCTGGGCTAAGTGGAGCAACAGCTGTTGTTCTAGGGGCAATGGGTGCTCATCGCACATTCCCAGAAACAGATAACAAAGAAGACTTAAAGAAAATCTTTGAAACAGCTAATAGATTTCATTTTCTTCACACACTAGCACTCATGACAGTACCTCTATGCAAGAGACCTTATATT GCTGGCACATTCTTCATAGCAGGCATGGGACTCTTCTGTGGCACTTGCTACTACCATGCCTTTACTGGCGAACGGGCATTACGTCGTCTCACACCTGTAGGAGGCTCTTGTCTTATCCTTGGCTGGATTGCAATGGTACTGTAG